A portion of the Paenibacillus hamazuiensis genome contains these proteins:
- a CDS encoding zinc-binding alcohol dehydrogenase family protein, translated as MNRSQTMKAVGYYRTLPISDPEYLVDLIVDKPVPTGKDILVKINAISVNPADVKTRAGGYNDPNTPKIIGWDAAGVVEQVGPDCTMFKPGDEVYYAGDVDRPGSNSEYQLVDERIVGRKPASLSYAQAASMPLTTLTAWEALHHRLGISRNEQENQGQSILIIGAAGGVGSVATQLAKLAGLTVIGTASREESSRWAREHGADHIINHREAFGPQLASLGFDAVDYIVCLNDTVLHWDNMAEAIRPQGKICSIVPAGKPVNMDAIFFKSVSFHWELMFTRPKFQTGDMTEQHRVLNAAADLIDAGRLKETMTRRLEPINAANLKLAHEKLLAGDMIGKLVLEGF; from the coding sequence ATGAACCGTTCCCAAACCATGAAAGCCGTAGGGTATTACCGCACGCTGCCGATATCCGATCCGGAATACCTTGTCGATCTCATCGTAGATAAGCCGGTCCCAACGGGGAAGGACATATTGGTGAAAATCAATGCGATCTCCGTCAATCCTGCCGATGTGAAAACCCGGGCCGGAGGCTACAACGACCCCAACACGCCCAAGATCATCGGCTGGGACGCGGCGGGAGTCGTGGAGCAGGTCGGGCCCGACTGCACGATGTTCAAGCCGGGCGATGAAGTATATTATGCCGGCGATGTGGACCGCCCGGGAAGCAACAGCGAATACCAGCTTGTCGACGAGCGGATTGTCGGGAGAAAGCCGGCGTCGCTAAGCTACGCGCAGGCCGCGTCCATGCCGTTAACGACGTTGACCGCGTGGGAAGCGCTGCATCACCGCTTGGGGATAAGCCGGAACGAACAGGAAAACCAGGGTCAATCGATCCTGATTATCGGCGCTGCCGGCGGCGTAGGATCGGTAGCGACCCAGCTAGCGAAGCTCGCAGGGCTGACCGTTATCGGCACGGCTTCGCGGGAAGAGTCGTCCCGCTGGGCCCGGGAACACGGAGCGGATCACATCATCAATCACAGAGAAGCATTCGGTCCGCAGCTTGCGTCGCTTGGCTTTGACGCCGTCGATTATATTGTCTGCCTGAACGATACGGTTTTGCATTGGGATAACATGGCCGAAGCGATAAGGCCACAGGGGAAAATTTGCTCCATCGTTCCGGCGGGGAAGCCGGTTAATATGGACGCGATTTTTTTCAAAAGCGTTTCGTTCCATTGGGAGCTGATGTTTACCCGGCCGAAGTTTCAGACCGGCGATATGACGGAGCAGCATCGTGTGCTGAATGCGGCGGCCGATTTGATCGACGCCGGAAGGTTGAAAGAGACGATGACGCGGCGGCTTGAGCCGATCAACGCAGCGAACCTGAAATTGGCGCATGAAAAATTGCTCGCCGGCGACATGATCGGCAAGCTGGTTTTGGAAGGCTTTTAA